The following coding sequences lie in one Homalodisca vitripennis isolate AUS2020 chromosome X, UT_GWSS_2.1, whole genome shotgun sequence genomic window:
- the LOC124368702 gene encoding N-acetylglucosamine-6-sulfatase-like, which produces MKYAMKAILSLCIWFGVVVCAAKKPNIVFILTDDQDILLGSVTPVKQVQTLVANKGATFTNAFVSTPICCPSRSSILTGRYLHNHKTTNNSFSGGCSSVNWQQTLEPRTFGRLLQSAGYRTFYAGKYLNAYGYKEAGGTAHVPVGWDWWLGLEGNSRYYDYTLSINGTARHFSDQYLTNVIQNYSVKFLETVAHSSDSFLMVLAPPAPHAPYTPEPKYRGKYEGVKVPRTPSFNTQKLKSRHWLVNMAPAPLPADVVARVDSYQARRWETLLSVDDMVAATVNTLQQIGQLDNTYIIYTSDHGYHLGQYALPWDKRQPYETDIRVPMFVRGPGIPAKSLVDSVVVNIDIAPTIVDMAGLPVPADMDGKSFLQESMSTQRLPPHRSFVLEYEGEGDKNTVSTDCPLNNDNTLSECYPSSACKCQDSRNNTYNCIRQIYQESNTLLCCFHEQPGVFWEYYDLNTDPYQLNNTYNSLSLPERTQLQSTLKHLTTCRGSSCHH; this is translated from the exons ATGAAATACGCAATGAAGGCGATTCTCTCACTTTGTATCTGGTTTGGTGTAGTAGTGTGTGCAGCAAAGAAACCTAACATCGTTTTCATACTTACGGATGACCAAGATATTCTGCTGGGAAGTGTG ACACCAGTCAAACAAGTTCAGACACTGGTTGCGAACAAGGGTGCCACATTTACTAATGCG TTTGTGAGCACTCCCATCTGTTGCCCAAGCCGCTCCAGCATCCTCACCGGAAGGTACTTACACAACCATAAAACCACTAACAACTCCTTTAGTGGTGGTTGCAGCAGTGTCAACTGGCAGCAGACTTTGGAACCACGCACATTCGGGCGCCTCCTTCAATCGGCTGGATACCGCACATTTTACGCTGGAAAATACTTAAATGCT TACGGTTACAAGGAGGCAGGAGGCACAGCACACGTGCCTGTGGGTTGGGACTGGTGGCTCGGTCTGGAGGGTAACTCACGCTACTACGACTACACACTGTCTATCAACGGGACGGCTCGTCACTTCTCTGACCAGTACCTTACCAATGTCATT CAAAACTACAGTGTGAAGTTTTTGGAAACCGTAGCCCACTCTTCTGATAGTTTTTTGATGGTCCTGGCGCCACCAGCTCCTCATGCTCCGTACACGCCAGAGCCCAAGTATCGTGGAAAGTATGAGGGGGTCAAGGTCCCACGGACACCCAGCTTCAACACTCAAAAACTCAAG TCTCGACACTGGCTAGTGAACATGGCGCCGGCCCCTCTGCCAGCTGATGTGGTGGCCCGAGTTGACAGCTACCAGGCTCGTCGCTGGGAGACTCTGCTCTCTGTCGATGACATGGTGGCAGCCACCGTCAACACGCTTCAGCAGATTGGCCAGTTAGATAACACCTACATCATCTATACTTCTGACCACGGCTACCACTTGG GTCAGTACGCACTACCATGGGACAAGAGGCAGCCCTACGAGACCGATATTCGAGTGCCGATGTTTGTGCGAGGTCCGGGAATCCCAGCCAAGAGCCTAGTGGATTCTGTGGTTGTGAACATTGACATTGCTCCTACCATAGTCGACATGGCCGGCTTGCCAGTACCCGCAGACATGGATGGAAAGTCTTTTCTGCAGGAATCCATGAGCACACAGCGCCTACCCCCGCATCGCTCCTTCGTCCTAGAGTACGAGGGAGAAGGTGACAAGAACACCGTATCCACAGATTGTCCTCTGAACAATGACAACACTCTATCA GAGTGCTACCCCTCGTCCGCCTGCAAGTGTCAAGATTCACGCAACAATACCTACAACTGTATCAGGCAAATATATCAAGAAAGCAACACTCTGTTATGCTGCTTTCATGAGCAG CCTGGAGTTTTTTGGGAATACTACGACCTGAACACTGACCCTTACCAGCTGAACAACACATACAATAGTCTCAGTCTGCCGGAGAGGACCCAACTCCAGAGCACTCTCAAACATCTCACTACCTGCAGAGGATCTTCTTGccatcactaa